A genomic window from Microvirga sp. TS319 includes:
- a CDS encoding tripartite tricarboxylate transporter TctB family protein, which yields MSASHEGSGVAGRQGAVRAPQGIAGGILLIALAALALWLTRDLDQGTLNAMGPAMLPRWLAVGVGLSGLALIAYGFIRVGEPLERWSLRGPFFIILSILAFAVTIRPFSFGPLALPGLGLVVAGPLGIILGGYATPEARFRELLILSLSLTPFCMLLFGDLLNLPIPVFPQELAGLFPAGWSQKAIMRATASVLIVAGIAVFFATKGSRNKTIDVADHSGRI from the coding sequence ATGTCAGCTTCTCACGAAGGCTCCGGCGTGGCCGGACGCCAGGGCGCGGTTCGCGCACCGCAGGGAATAGCCGGCGGCATTCTGCTGATCGCTCTCGCCGCCCTCGCGCTCTGGCTCACGCGGGATCTCGATCAGGGTACGCTCAACGCCATGGGGCCCGCGATGCTGCCGCGCTGGCTCGCTGTCGGGGTCGGCCTGTCCGGCTTGGCCCTGATCGCCTATGGGTTCATTCGGGTCGGGGAACCGCTGGAGCGCTGGAGCCTGCGCGGTCCCTTCTTCATCATCCTGTCCATCCTGGCCTTCGCCGTGACGATCCGGCCGTTCTCGTTCGGCCCCCTGGCGCTGCCCGGCCTTGGCCTGGTGGTGGCGGGGCCGCTCGGGATCATCCTGGGCGGATACGCCACGCCCGAGGCCCGTTTCAGGGAACTCCTGATCCTCAGCCTGAGCCTGACGCCGTTCTGCATGCTGCTCTTCGGCGATCTGCTCAACCTGCCGATTCCGGTCTTCCCGCAGGAGCTCGCCGGCCTCTTTCCCGCCGGATGGTCTCAGAAGGCGATCATGCGGGCCACCGCGTCCGTCCTGATCGTGGCCGGGATCGCGGTCTTCTTCGCGACGAAGGGGTCCCGAAACAAGACAATCGACGTCGCCGACCATAGCGGGAGGATCTGA
- a CDS encoding TerC family protein, with protein sequence MFELSNYLSPEIIAFLMVIGIDLALAGDNAIVIGLAAAGLPKEQRNKAILLGVIAATVLRIIFALVTTQLLQIVGLLLAGGILLLWVCWKMWRELRTSHADQESAGEALEGKDLNRDGTVAGGAPRKTFAQAAWQIVIADVSMSLDNVLAVAGAAREHPYILAFGLLLSIALMGIAASYIARLLQRYRWIAYAGLAIILYVALKMIYEGFHEIYPYVNAMAG encoded by the coding sequence ATGTTCGAACTCTCAAACTATCTCTCCCCCGAGATAATCGCCTTTCTGATGGTGATTGGCATCGACCTGGCTCTGGCCGGAGACAATGCCATCGTCATCGGCCTCGCCGCGGCGGGCCTGCCGAAGGAGCAGCGCAACAAGGCCATCCTGCTCGGCGTCATCGCCGCCACCGTCCTGCGCATCATCTTCGCGCTCGTGACGACGCAGCTCCTGCAGATCGTCGGCCTGCTCCTCGCCGGCGGCATTCTGCTGCTGTGGGTCTGCTGGAAGATGTGGCGCGAGCTGCGCACCAGCCACGCGGACCAGGAATCCGCCGGAGAGGCGCTCGAAGGCAAGGACCTGAACCGGGACGGCACCGTTGCCGGTGGCGCGCCGCGCAAGACCTTCGCCCAGGCGGCCTGGCAGATCGTGATCGCCGACGTCTCGATGTCCCTCGACAACGTGCTCGCCGTGGCGGGAGCCGCGCGCGAGCATCCCTACATCCTGGCCTTCGGACTGCTCCTCTCCATCGCCCTGATGGGCATTGCCGCCTCCTACATCGCCCGTCTGCTCCAGCGTTACCGCTGGATCGCCTATGCGGGTCTGGCGATCATCCTCTACGTGGCCCTCAAGATGATCTATGAAGGCTTCCACGAGATCTATCCGTACGTGAACGCCATGGCCGGCTAG
- the hisD gene encoding histidinol dehydrogenase has protein sequence MALRLDTRNASFPREFAALLSAKREVSEDVDQAVRAIIDDVIAGGDEALIDYTYRFDGLALQPETLRISEEEINAAEGQCSQEALDALALAKERIETYHLAQRPQDSQTTDALGVTLGWRWTAIESVGLYVPGGRASYPSSVLMNAVPAKVAGVPRIAMVVPTPRGETNPLVLAAARLAGVDEVFRIGGAQAVAALAYGTESVTPVAKIVGPGNAYVAAAKRRVFGQVGIDMIAGPSEVLILADGHANPDWIAADLLAQAEHDPAAQSILVTDSPSLADAVERAVARQLQTLPKAEIAGASWRDYGAIILIDTLENAIPLVDRLAPEHLEIETENAEELAGRVRNAGSIFLGSHTPEAIGDYVGGPNHVLPTARSARFSSGLGVLDFMKRSSILKCDPAALRALGPAAIALGRAEGLEGHARSVAIRLNL, from the coding sequence ATGGCTCTGCGGCTCGATACGCGGAATGCTTCGTTCCCGAGGGAATTCGCGGCCCTGCTTTCAGCCAAGCGCGAGGTGTCCGAGGACGTGGATCAGGCCGTCCGCGCCATCATCGACGACGTGATCGCCGGGGGCGACGAGGCGCTCATCGACTACACCTATCGCTTCGATGGTCTGGCGCTGCAGCCGGAAACGCTGCGGATTTCCGAAGAGGAAATCAACGCGGCCGAGGGCCAGTGCTCGCAGGAGGCCCTCGACGCGCTCGCCCTCGCGAAGGAGCGCATCGAGACCTATCATCTGGCCCAGCGCCCCCAGGACAGCCAGACGACGGACGCTCTCGGGGTCACCCTCGGATGGCGCTGGACGGCGATCGAGTCGGTGGGGCTCTACGTTCCCGGCGGCCGCGCGAGCTATCCGTCCTCCGTTCTGATGAATGCCGTGCCGGCCAAGGTCGCGGGCGTTCCCCGCATCGCCATGGTGGTGCCGACGCCACGGGGCGAGACGAACCCGCTCGTGCTGGCGGCGGCGCGCCTGGCCGGCGTGGACGAGGTCTTCCGCATCGGCGGCGCGCAGGCCGTCGCGGCCTTGGCTTACGGTACGGAATCCGTGACGCCGGTCGCCAAGATCGTCGGACCCGGCAACGCTTATGTGGCCGCCGCCAAGCGGCGCGTGTTCGGCCAGGTCGGCATCGACATGATCGCGGGCCCGTCCGAGGTGCTCATTCTCGCGGACGGACATGCCAATCCCGATTGGATCGCCGCCGACCTGCTGGCTCAGGCCGAGCACGATCCCGCGGCACAATCGATCCTCGTGACGGACAGCCCCTCCCTGGCGGATGCCGTCGAGCGGGCGGTCGCGCGTCAGCTCCAGACCCTGCCGAAAGCGGAGATCGCCGGTGCGAGCTGGCGCGATTACGGGGCGATCATTCTCATCGACACCCTCGAAAACGCGATCCCGCTCGTCGACCGCCTCGCCCCCGAGCATCTGGAGATCGAGACCGAGAATGCGGAGGAGCTGGCAGGCCGGGTTCGCAATGCGGGCTCGATCTTTCTCGGCAGCCATACGCCCGAAGCCATCGGCGATTACGTGGGCGGCCCCAATCATGTTCTCCCGACGGCGCGTTCCGCACGATTCTCCTCCGGTCTCGGGGTGCTTGACTTCATGAAGCGATCCTCGATCCTGAAGTGCGATCCCGCTGCCTTGCGTGCGCTCGGCCCTGCAGCCATCGCTCTCGGGCGCGCCGAGGGGTTGGAGGGGCACGCCCGGTCCGTGGCGATCCGCCTGAACCTGTGA
- a CDS encoding low molecular weight phosphatase family protein: MEETPQKRIHSVLFVCAMNAVRSPMAEAIARHYFGRSIYVQSAGVRKGETDGFMVSTLSEIGIDASKHRPRTLGELEEWEGLNFDLIISLSPEAHHAALELTRTIAADVEYWPTPDPAIVQGSRDHVLDAYRDIRDGLMYRIRTRLKGSQKSPDDGKGA; this comes from the coding sequence TTGGAGGAAACGCCCCAGAAGCGGATCCACTCGGTGCTGTTCGTGTGCGCGATGAACGCTGTCCGCTCTCCCATGGCCGAAGCGATCGCCCGTCACTATTTCGGCCGCTCCATCTATGTGCAGTCCGCCGGCGTGCGCAAAGGCGAGACCGATGGCTTCATGGTGTCCACCCTTTCGGAAATCGGCATCGATGCATCCAAGCACAGGCCGCGCACTTTGGGGGAGCTGGAGGAATGGGAGGGGCTCAATTTCGACCTCATCATCTCGCTCTCGCCGGAGGCCCATCACGCCGCGCTCGAATTGACGCGCACCATCGCGGCGGATGTGGAGTATTGGCCGACGCCCGATCCCGCGATCGTGCAGGGCTCGCGCGACCATGTGCTCGACGCCTATCGCGACATTCGCGACGGGCTGATGTATCGCATTCGCACCCGGCTCAAGGGATCACAGAAAAGCCCTGATGACGGAAAGGGCGCCTAG
- a CDS encoding UPF0262 family protein yields MSSTTKERCRLVAVILDEASIGRGNPDQEHERAIAIYDILEENSFSLPNYEGGPYVLRISLIEKKLCFEVSAQDGAHLVSHHLSLTPFRKVIRDYEMVCESYYQAIRSASPAQIEAIDMGRRGLHNEAAELLRQRLDGKLDVDFDTARRLFTLIFALHWKG; encoded by the coding sequence ATGTCGAGCACAACGAAGGAGAGGTGCCGCCTCGTGGCGGTCATCCTCGACGAGGCCTCCATCGGCCGCGGCAATCCCGATCAGGAGCATGAACGGGCCATCGCCATCTACGACATTCTCGAGGAGAATTCCTTCTCCCTGCCGAACTACGAGGGTGGTCCTTACGTCCTGCGCATCTCCCTGATCGAGAAGAAGCTCTGCTTCGAGGTTTCGGCTCAGGACGGCGCGCATCTCGTGTCCCACCACCTGTCGCTCACGCCTTTCCGTAAGGTCATTCGCGATTACGAGATGGTCTGCGAGAGCTACTATCAGGCCATCCGCTCCGCATCGCCCGCGCAGATCGAGGCCATCGACATGGGGCGCCGGGGGCTGCACAACGAGGCCGCCGAGCTGCTGCGGCAGCGCCTCGACGGCAAGCTCGATGTGGATTTCGACACCGCACGGCGTCTGTTCACGCTGATCTTCGCGCTTCACTGGAAAGGCTGA
- a CDS encoding transcriptional regulator, with the protein MSDLDRANKLIEIRQGLGFSQNAMANLLELNTRKYQAFEWGECEIPNLYILAAERVALAYAVWDRTPMKAPPAIREEALILARLTEALGPAGMPA; encoded by the coding sequence ATGAGCGACTTGGACCGAGCCAACAAACTGATTGAGATCCGGCAGGGCCTCGGATTCTCACAAAACGCCATGGCCAACCTTCTTGAGTTGAACACTCGCAAATACCAGGCGTTCGAGTGGGGCGAGTGTGAAATCCCCAACCTCTATATCCTGGCTGCCGAGCGAGTTGCATTGGCTTATGCTGTTTGGGACAGAACCCCAATGAAAGCGCCGCCTGCGATCCGAGAAGAGGCGCTCATTCTTGCGAGGCTGACCGAGGCGTTAGGACCGGCTGGAATGCCTGCTTAA
- a CDS encoding EAL domain-containing protein, producing MTAEDLLDGILDSSIDCIELLDRDARLILMNRGGLRVMGMGDPHSLVGGSWVQCWADQDAARAAVRTARAGQIGRFQGERPAARGVRKRWDVIVTPVRTRAGPTTCLLSVSRDVTAQSEPKREGDRTRLRHRAIAEANAAIIWRVTPDGSSLEGEGWDAFCGVTVEKEQPDWWFRTVHPDDRETVSTAWHKALRSGEPYSCEFRIRHVSGAYRWVADRGVPLKNEEGSIEEWVGAISDIHERKQAEETLRTSEERLRLALETTSTGIWDADLVTGRRQWTAEARCILGIGANAPVTRESFLNCVHPDDRDEVEGKFFAEWPASGPSYGGTYRIIRADNGQERWVATSGRTLLDKAGRPVRKIGTIQDVTDHKRMENALRAGEERLKLALQAGRMVAWERDLTTEHVARSANARELLGVGSGPLSDFLQRVHPEDRHRAESFIRRPDHRTPETVEFRYVPPSGRMMWLAVRAERAGPDRLIGITFDITDRKMAEEEAWRSSNHDPLTGLPNRALFQHRLKQALEEAEQSGTSVSLLLIDLDDFQEVNDALGHEAGDALLKETAVRLSGMIRDCDTVARFGGDQFMVMIVEPLTLEHATRFADHVIATLRMPFTHAGRRLTGRANIGVAAFPDHASTPTELMTNTDFALRHAKAQGRESIVTYSSKLRLASAQRVALGRAVHEAVSNNQFDPYYQPKVCLATGRIVGFEALARWRHPSKGLVSPDVFGAAFHDPELAQAIGRQIGTKAASDMRDWLDSGLNFGRVAVNLSSSAFDEPELADELLGRLERTSIPFEHFEVEVTETVFLGKGSEHASVILTQLHRQGVRIALDDFGTGYASLTHLKQFPVDHIKIDRSFIAGVEHDVGDEAIIEAVIGLCRKLNIQVTAEGVETRGQARRLRELGCDYAQGYLYSRPLSASQVPRLLSAWDAQRVGQPRTD from the coding sequence GTGACCGCCGAAGATCTGCTCGATGGAATTCTCGACAGCAGCATCGATTGCATCGAGTTGCTCGACCGGGATGCGCGCCTGATTCTGATGAACAGGGGCGGTCTTCGCGTCATGGGGATGGGCGATCCTCATTCCCTTGTGGGAGGCTCCTGGGTTCAGTGCTGGGCCGACCAGGACGCGGCACGGGCTGCCGTCCGGACTGCAAGAGCCGGGCAGATCGGACGGTTTCAGGGGGAGCGTCCGGCGGCCCGTGGCGTGCGCAAGCGGTGGGATGTCATTGTCACTCCCGTTCGGACCAGGGCCGGACCGACAACGTGTCTGCTGTCCGTCTCGCGCGATGTAACGGCACAGTCGGAGCCGAAGCGAGAGGGTGACAGAACGCGGCTGCGGCATCGAGCGATAGCAGAGGCCAATGCTGCCATCATCTGGCGCGTCACCCCGGACGGCTCTTCCCTTGAAGGTGAAGGGTGGGATGCATTTTGCGGCGTGACCGTCGAAAAGGAGCAGCCGGATTGGTGGTTCCGCACAGTTCACCCTGACGACCGCGAGACTGTATCTACCGCTTGGCACAAGGCCTTGCGGTCTGGTGAGCCCTATAGCTGCGAGTTCCGCATCCGACATGTCAGCGGCGCGTATCGGTGGGTGGCGGATCGCGGTGTGCCCCTCAAGAACGAAGAGGGCAGTATCGAGGAATGGGTTGGAGCGATCTCCGACATTCATGAGCGCAAGCAGGCCGAAGAGACGCTCCGGACCAGTGAGGAGCGCCTGCGGCTCGCGCTGGAAACGACATCCACGGGCATTTGGGATGCCGACCTTGTGACCGGGCGCCGGCAATGGACAGCCGAGGCGCGATGCATCCTCGGTATCGGCGCCAATGCTCCGGTCACGCGGGAGAGTTTTCTGAATTGCGTCCACCCGGATGATCGAGACGAGGTGGAGGGCAAATTCTTCGCCGAGTGGCCCGCCAGCGGGCCGAGCTATGGCGGCACCTATCGCATCATCCGGGCCGACAACGGGCAGGAACGCTGGGTCGCCACGAGCGGCCGGACGCTCCTCGACAAGGCTGGACGGCCGGTTCGGAAGATCGGAACCATTCAGGACGTGACCGACCACAAGCGGATGGAGAATGCGCTGCGGGCGGGCGAAGAGCGGCTGAAGCTGGCCCTCCAGGCAGGTCGCATGGTGGCTTGGGAGCGCGATCTGACAACGGAGCATGTGGCCCGCTCAGCCAACGCTCGTGAGTTGCTCGGTGTCGGGTCTGGGCCGTTGTCGGACTTTCTCCAGAGGGTTCACCCTGAGGATCGCCACCGGGCCGAGTCGTTCATCCGCCGGCCGGATCACCGGACACCTGAGACGGTGGAGTTCCGGTACGTCCCGCCAAGCGGCCGAATGATGTGGCTGGCGGTGCGGGCGGAACGCGCTGGTCCCGACCGTCTGATCGGCATCACGTTTGACATCACCGACCGCAAGATGGCTGAAGAAGAGGCATGGCGCTCCTCCAATCACGACCCTCTCACGGGCCTACCCAACCGGGCCCTGTTCCAGCACCGACTGAAGCAGGCTCTCGAAGAGGCCGAACAGAGCGGCACCAGCGTCAGCCTGCTGCTGATCGATCTGGACGATTTTCAGGAGGTCAACGACGCCCTCGGCCACGAAGCAGGTGATGCCCTGCTGAAGGAAACGGCCGTACGGCTCTCAGGCATGATCCGGGATTGCGACACCGTGGCCCGCTTTGGCGGCGATCAGTTCATGGTCATGATTGTGGAGCCCCTGACCCTGGAGCACGCAACTCGTTTCGCGGATCACGTGATCGCGACACTGCGCATGCCCTTCACTCATGCGGGACGGCGGCTCACCGGCAGAGCCAACATCGGCGTGGCTGCTTTCCCCGACCATGCGTCTACGCCAACCGAGTTGATGACGAATACCGACTTCGCGCTCCGTCATGCGAAGGCGCAGGGGCGGGAGAGCATCGTCACCTACTCGTCCAAGCTGCGCCTCGCCAGTGCGCAGCGGGTTGCCCTGGGGCGGGCCGTCCACGAAGCGGTTTCCAACAATCAGTTCGACCCCTATTACCAGCCGAAGGTGTGCCTTGCGACTGGCCGGATTGTCGGGTTCGAGGCCCTCGCCCGCTGGCGCCATCCCAGCAAAGGGCTTGTTTCGCCGGACGTGTTTGGGGCGGCCTTCCATGATCCTGAACTTGCACAGGCCATCGGCAGGCAGATCGGCACCAAGGCCGCTTCCGATATGCGCGATTGGCTGGATTCCGGCCTTAATTTCGGGCGCGTGGCGGTAAACCTGTCATCGTCAGCCTTCGATGAGCCGGAGCTCGCCGATGAACTCCTTGGACGCCTGGAACGCACGTCTATCCCATTCGAGCACTTCGAGGTCGAGGTCACCGAAACGGTTTTCCTCGGCAAAGGCTCGGAGCATGCCTCTGTCATACTGACACAGCTTCATCGGCAGGGTGTGCGAATTGCTCTCGACGACTTCGGAACCGGCTATGCTTCGCTAACCCACCTCAAGCAGTTTCCGGTCGATCACATCAAAATCGATCGGAGTTTCATCGCAGGCGTGGAACACGATGTTGGAGATGAGGCCATCATCGAGGCCGTCATTGGACTGTGCCGGAAGTTGAACATCCAGGTGACTGCGGAGGGCGTCGAGACCCGGGGGCAAGCACGGCGCCTTCGGGAGTTGGGCTGTGACTACGCGCAAGGTTATCTCTATTCCAGGCCGCTATCCGCATCGCAGGTGCCGCGGCTGCTTTCAGCGTGGGATGCACAGAGGGTTGGGCAGCCGCGAACGGATTAG
- a CDS encoding AzlD family protein, with the protein MSGFSAFIASPWGSALAIAAMALITFLCRIGGLVLMSHVRITPRIERGLRALPGSIIVATILPAALDSGWPAFAALGAAVAVMATTRVDILGLAAGLGALSVIRAFL; encoded by the coding sequence ATGAGCGGGTTTAGCGCCTTCATCGCGAGTCCCTGGGGCTCGGCTCTCGCCATCGCGGCCATGGCGCTCATCACGTTCCTGTGCCGCATCGGCGGCCTCGTGCTGATGAGCCATGTGCGGATCACTCCGCGGATCGAACGCGGGCTTCGCGCGCTTCCGGGCTCCATCATCGTCGCGACGATCCTGCCGGCGGCCCTCGACAGCGGCTGGCCCGCCTTCGCGGCCTTGGGCGCCGCCGTCGCCGTCATGGCGACCACGCGCGTCGACATTCTCGGCCTGGCCGCAGGCCTAGGCGCCCTTTCCGTCATCAGGGCTTTTCTGTGA
- a CDS encoding tripartite tricarboxylate transporter permease: MGDFLSNLSLGFGVALSLQNLLLAFLGCLVGTLIGVLPGVGPIATIAMLLPITFGFDPTGALIMLAGIYYGAQYGGSTTAILVNIPGEATSVVTALDGHQMARQGRAGVALGIAAIGSFFAGTVATLVIAALGAPLTGLALIFGPTEYFSLMVMGLVFAVVLARGSILKAIAMILVGVLLSTVGLDLETGEERMTFGLAFLSDGIDFAVLAMGIFGIAEIMRNLDHTEHRDVVRQAIGRLLPNREDFRQSYKPVIRGTLIGAILGILPGNGAVLGPFASYTLEKKIAKDPRRFGRGAIEGVAGPESANNAGAQTSFIPLLTLGIPPNAVMALMVGAMTIHGIIPGPQVMTKNPSLFWGMIASMWVGNLMLLVINLPMVGMWVRLLKVPYRMLFPAILMFCSIGIYSINSLPTDVMFIALFGLVGYTLIKLGFEPAPMLLGFVLGKLMEENLRRALILSRGSLSTFIDHPVSAGLLAVAVILLVIALLPSIRKGRDEVFTE, from the coding sequence ATGGGTGACTTTCTGTCCAATCTGAGCCTCGGCTTCGGCGTCGCGTTGAGCCTGCAGAACCTTCTCCTCGCCTTTCTCGGCTGCCTCGTCGGCACTCTGATCGGCGTTCTGCCCGGCGTCGGCCCCATCGCCACCATCGCCATGCTGCTGCCCATCACCTTCGGGTTCGATCCGACCGGCGCCCTCATCATGCTGGCCGGCATCTATTACGGCGCGCAATACGGCGGCTCGACCACGGCGATCCTGGTCAACATTCCGGGCGAGGCGACCTCCGTGGTGACCGCTCTCGACGGCCACCAGATGGCGCGCCAGGGTCGGGCCGGCGTGGCGCTCGGCATCGCGGCGATCGGATCCTTCTTCGCGGGAACGGTCGCGACCCTGGTGATCGCGGCGCTCGGCGCGCCGCTCACGGGCCTGGCCCTGATCTTCGGCCCGACCGAATATTTCTCGCTGATGGTCATGGGCCTGGTCTTCGCCGTGGTTCTGGCCCGCGGCTCCATCCTGAAGGCCATCGCCATGATCCTGGTCGGCGTTCTGCTCTCCACGGTGGGGCTCGACCTCGAGACGGGCGAGGAGCGCATGACCTTCGGGCTGGCCTTCCTGTCCGACGGCATCGATTTCGCCGTGCTGGCTATGGGCATCTTCGGCATCGCCGAGATCATGCGCAACCTCGATCACACCGAGCACCGCGACGTGGTGCGCCAGGCCATCGGCCGTCTGCTGCCGAACCGGGAGGATTTCAGGCAATCCTACAAGCCCGTCATCCGCGGCACGCTCATCGGGGCGATCCTCGGCATTCTGCCGGGCAACGGCGCGGTGCTGGGTCCGTTCGCGTCCTATACGCTCGAGAAGAAGATCGCGAAGGATCCGCGCCGCTTCGGCCGCGGCGCCATCGAGGGGGTCGCCGGCCCTGAATCGGCCAACAACGCCGGTGCCCAGACCTCGTTCATCCCGCTCCTGACGCTCGGCATCCCGCCGAATGCCGTGATGGCCCTCATGGTCGGCGCCATGACCATCCACGGCATCATTCCCGGGCCGCAGGTCATGACCAAGAACCCGAGCCTGTTCTGGGGCATGATCGCCTCCATGTGGGTGGGCAACCTGATGCTGCTCGTGATCAACCTGCCGATGGTGGGAATGTGGGTGCGCCTGCTGAAGGTGCCCTACAGGATGCTGTTCCCGGCCATCCTGATGTTCTGCTCCATCGGCATCTACTCGATCAACTCGCTGCCGACCGACGTGATGTTCATCGCTCTCTTCGGCCTCGTGGGCTACACGCTGATCAAGCTGGGCTTCGAGCCTGCGCCGATGCTGCTCGGCTTCGTGCTGGGCAAGCTGATGGAGGAGAACCTGCGCCGCGCCCTCATCCTGTCGCGCGGATCGCTCTCGACCTTCATCGATCATCCGGTCAGCGCGGGCCTCCTCGCCGTGGCGGTCATCCTGCTCGTCATCGCACTCCTGCCATCCATCCGAAAGGGCAGAGACGAGGTGTTCACGGAGTAG
- a CDS encoding AzlC family ABC transporter permease gives MHSSLRPFFSQAGLRHGARAALPAFPGFIMFSAAFGTAAAQKGLSLAEAMGLSAFVYAGASQMVGLEVWQKVWTPTTILTIMTVTAVVNARMILLGATVQPWLRHEPMARNALNLFLITEAGWLVGTRYYNEGGRDVGVLLGAALILWIVWQIATIVGFFAGALVPEPKAFGLDFVMPIFFSVMLVPLWKGARPALPWLVAGAVSFVTHALVPGYGYIVAGALAGVIAGMLIE, from the coding sequence ATGCACTCCTCTCTCCGCCCTTTCTTTTCCCAGGCAGGCCTTCGCCATGGCGCGCGCGCCGCGTTGCCCGCCTTCCCCGGCTTCATCATGTTCTCCGCCGCGTTCGGCACGGCGGCGGCTCAGAAAGGGCTTTCCCTCGCCGAGGCGATGGGCCTCTCCGCCTTCGTGTATGCGGGCGCCTCCCAGATGGTCGGGCTCGAGGTCTGGCAGAAGGTCTGGACGCCCACCACCATTCTCACCATCATGACCGTCACGGCCGTCGTGAACGCGCGCATGATCCTGCTCGGCGCGACGGTCCAGCCCTGGCTGCGCCATGAGCCGATGGCCCGCAACGCGCTCAATCTCTTCCTCATCACGGAAGCGGGCTGGCTCGTCGGCACGCGCTACTACAACGAGGGCGGGCGCGACGTCGGCGTGCTTCTCGGCGCCGCGCTCATCCTCTGGATCGTGTGGCAGATCGCGACGATCGTCGGCTTCTTCGCCGGGGCGCTCGTGCCCGAGCCGAAGGCGTTCGGGCTCGACTTCGTGATGCCGATCTTCTTCAGCGTCATGCTGGTTCCCCTCTGGAAGGGCGCGCGCCCCGCCCTCCCCTGGCTCGTGGCGGGCGCCGTGTCCTTCGTGACCCATGCCCTCGTGCCGGGATACGGCTACATCGTCGCCGGCGCCCTGGCCGGCGTCATCGCCGGGATGCTGATCGAATGA
- a CDS encoding tripartite tricarboxylate transporter substrate-binding protein, with amino-acid sequence MKKIALTLAAVAGLAVTGAQAQDYPSRPITMIVPFAAGGPTDVVARIVSDHMSRTLGQQIVIENVAGAGGTTGITRGAQAQADGYTVMMGHMGTHGAAPALYPNLKYDPAKDFAPIGLAAGTPIVIVAKKDFPANDLKGFLDYMKTNGDKVNMAHAGVGSVSHSTGIFFNSVIKAKPTMVAYRGTGPALNDLMANTVDYMTDQIVNVAPQIQGGNIKAFAIATPERSPVLPNVPTTKEAGLDGYEVSAWNAVFAPKGTPAEIVKKLNDALAKSLDDENTKKRLLELGGVIPTAAERTPESLQKLVESEVARWTPVLKAAGASAE; translated from the coding sequence ATGAAGAAGATCGCGCTGACCCTCGCGGCCGTGGCGGGCCTCGCCGTAACGGGCGCACAGGCTCAGGACTACCCGAGCCGTCCGATCACCATGATCGTGCCCTTCGCGGCCGGCGGGCCGACCGACGTCGTGGCCCGTATCGTGAGCGACCACATGTCCCGCACCCTCGGCCAGCAGATCGTGATCGAGAACGTGGCCGGGGCCGGCGGCACCACCGGCATCACCCGCGGGGCCCAGGCGCAAGCGGACGGCTACACGGTCATGATGGGCCACATGGGCACCCACGGCGCCGCGCCCGCGCTCTATCCCAATCTGAAATACGATCCCGCCAAGGATTTCGCGCCCATCGGCCTCGCGGCCGGCACCCCCATCGTCATCGTGGCCAAGAAGGACTTTCCGGCCAACGACCTGAAGGGCTTCCTCGACTACATGAAGACCAACGGCGACAAGGTGAACATGGCCCATGCGGGCGTGGGCTCCGTGTCGCATTCGACCGGCATCTTCTTCAACTCGGTCATCAAGGCCAAGCCCACCATGGTGGCCTATCGCGGGACCGGCCCGGCCCTGAACGATCTTATGGCCAACACGGTCGATTACATGACCGACCAGATCGTCAACGTGGCGCCGCAGATCCAGGGCGGCAACATCAAGGCCTTCGCCATCGCCACGCCCGAGCGCTCCCCGGTCCTGCCGAACGTGCCCACCACGAAGGAAGCGGGCCTCGACGGCTACGAGGTCAGCGCCTGGAACGCCGTGTTCGCGCCCAAGGGCACGCCAGCGGAGATCGTCAAGAAGCTCAACGACGCGCTCGCGAAGTCCCTCGACGACGAGAACACGAAGAAGCGTCTGCTGGAGCTCGGCGGGGTCATCCCGACGGCGGCGGAACGGACTCCGGAATCCCTCCAGAAGCTCGTGGAGAGCGAAGTGGCGCGTTGGACCCCGGTCCTCAAAGCCGCCGGAGCTTCCGCAGAGTAA